The Rheinheimera mangrovi genome contains the following window.
TTAGTATCCAGTTTAGTGCTTAGCCAGTTTTCTTTTGCAGATACTGCAACCACAGCTTTACAGCAAGCGGTGCAAAACCCAGCCCGTACTGAAGCCAACAAAGTACGAGACCAATACAGACATCCGGTTGAAACCTTAGCTTTTTTTGGGGTTACACCACAAAGCACTGTGGTTGAAATAGCTCCTGGTGCTGGCTGGTACACCGAAATTCTGGCGCCCTTACTGGCCAAAGAAGGCAAATACTATGCGGCTCATTTCCCTGCCAACAGCACCTCCGAATACGCGACACGCAACCTGAAAGCCTTTAAAGAGAAGCTGGCTGCTGATGACGCCTACTCTCAGGTTGTTATCACTGAATTCTCTCCGTTACCTAATCAACAAGTCGCTCCGGCTAACAGTGCCGATGTGGTACTAACCTTCCGTAACCTGCATAACTGGTATATGCAAAAAGGTGAACAAGGTATGCTCGATGCTTTTGCTTCCTTTTACGCAGCGTTAAAACCTGATGCTGTGTTAGGTGTAGTGGAACACCGTTTACCCGAAGATAAAAAATCAGCCGACTGGTTAAAGTCAGGCTACTTCCCGCAAAGTCTGGCGGTTGAATTGGCGCAAAAAGCGGGTTTTGTCTTAGAAGAGAGTAGCGAAATTAACGCCAATCCAAAAGATACAGCCGACCATCCGGGTGGTGTCTGGACTTTACCTCCTACTCTGTCACAAAAAGAGCAGGACAAAGACAAGTATCTGGCCATTGGTGAAAGTGACCGTATGACTCTGAAATTCCGCAAACCAGCAGCCAAATAGGCTGCTGTTTGTTTTAGCAACACTGATTTTTTAGTTTTTAATATTTTTTAGTTTTTGATTAGGGCGAGACTGACAATGAAAGTATTAGTAATAGGTGGTGGTGGTCGTGAACATGCTCTGGCATGGAAAGCAGCACAATCTGCTCATGTGACACAAGTTTTTGTAGCTCCGGGTAACGCAGGTACTGCGCTGGAAGCCAATCTGACTAATGTGGCTATTGCAGCAGACGATGTGCCTGCCCTGACCGCTTTTGCCAAAAGAGAAGGCATAGCTTTGACTATAGTGGGTCCTGAAGCACCACTGGCCAAAGGTGTGGTTGATACCTTCCGTCAGCAAGGCTTAGCTATTTTTGGCCCAACTCAGGCCTCTGCTCAGTTAGAAAGCTCGAAAGCTTTTGCCAAAGACTTTTTAGCCCGTCACAAAATCCCTACTGCGTCTTACGCTAACTTTACGGACATAGAGCCAGCTAAAGCTTATGTGAAAGCCAATGGCACTCCAATAGTCATCAAGGCCGATGGTTTAGCTGCCGGCAAAGGCGTGATTATCGCCCAGAATGAAGCTGAAGCTTTTGCAGCCATTGACGATATGCTCTCTGGTAACAAGTTTGGTTCAGCTGGCAGCCGTGTGGTGATTGAAGAGTTTTTAACAGGTGAAGAAGCTTCCTTTATCGTGATGGTCGATGGTACTCACGCTTTAGCTTTTGCATCATCTCAGGATCATAAAGCCCGTGATGATGGTGACAAAGGTCCAAACACAGGTGGTATGGGTGCTTATTCGCCAGCACCAGTAGTGACTCCTGCCGTACACGATTGGGTAATGCAGAATGTAATTTACCCAACAGTGAATGGGATGGCGTCTGAAGGCCATATCTACACAGGTTTCCTCTATGCAGGTTTGATGGTATCGCCAGATGGCACCTGTAAAGTACTGGAATTTAACTGTCGTTTTGGTGACCCTGAAACTCAGCCAATTATGATGCGTTTACAGTCCGACTTAGTTGAGCTGTGCCAGGCCGCTGTGGAAGGTAAATTAGCCCAGCAAGAGATTAAATTCGACGGCCGCGCCGCTGTAGGTGTAGTGCTGGCTGCTGGTGGTTATCCGGATGATTATCGCAAAGGTGATGTGATTTCAGGTTTACCTACAGAGGACAGCCGTGAAGCCAAAGTATTCCACGCTGGCACTGTATTAAAAGACGGTCAGGTGCTGACAGCAGGTGGTCGGGTGCTTTGTGCCACAGCTTTAGGCGCCAATGTGACCGCGGCACAAAAAGCAGCCTATGAGCTGACTGATAAAGTGCAGTGGGACGGTGTTTTCAGCAGACGTGATATAGGTTACCGCGCCATCAAACGTGAAAACAGCTGATTAGATGGATATCAGACAAGGGCGCCTTTATGGCGCCTTTGTTATTCGCTGCCATCCTTGGCGCTCACCCTTGGGGCCATCGTCGCTGCGCTCCAATGTTAAAAATTGCTCCAGGCAATTTTTTATTCGCTGCCATCCTTGGCGCTCACCCTTGGGGCCATCGTCGCTGCGCTCCAATGTTAAAAATTGCTCCAGGCAATTTTTTATTCGCTGCCATCCTTGGCGCTCCCCTTGGGGCCATCGTCGCTGCGCTCCAATGTTAAAAATTGCTCCAGGCAATTTTTTATTTAACCGCCGTTCACAGCAATTTCATACGAATTTCAACGATTTGCCCTTGTAGATTTTTCTGGGTGCCTTAGGCTGTACGGATCTGTGCTTATGCTCCTGAATTAAAGGACTCTTTTGATGAAATTATCCATTTTTACTTTACTGGTGCTATCCACTGGTTCATTTGCTGTTTCTGCCGCTTGTCAGACAGAAACCGCTATTGCAGCAATTCAGGGCGATGCGAAACAAAGCCCGCTGTTAAACAACACTGTGTCTACATCAGGTGTAGTCACTGCAGTGTTGTATCCGGGCAGTAAAGCGGCAGGCATTTTGATCCAAAGTTTGACGCCTGATAACAATCCAAAAACCAGTGAGGCTCTATTTATCGCCAGCAAAGAGCTGGTGCAGACAGCGAAGCCAGGTCAGCAGGTTCAAGTGAAGGGTAAAGTGGCTGAGCTCAATGGCATGACAGCTTTAGTGGATGTCACCAGTTCAGTCTGTGGTCAACAAACAGCGCCAAAGCCTGTAGCCGCAAAATTGCCTGTTCAATCCAGACAAGATTGGGAAGCTTTGGAAGGTCAGTATTTGTCGTTCTCCCAACCTCTCATTGTCAACGACACTTATCCGTTAGCACGCTACGGTGAAATTTTACTGGCCGATAAAAGACTCTGGGTTGCCACAGAGTTACACAGACCAGGTAAAGAAGCCCAGCAGTTAGAGCAACAACAGCGTTTAAGCCAACTGTGGCTGGACGATGGTATTTTTAAACAGAATCCAGACCCTGTTATTTTCCCTGACGGCAATTTATCAGCCAGCAATACGGTGCGGGTTGGCGATACAGTGAAAAACCTGCAGGGTTATTTAATTGAAACTAAACAAGGTTACCGCTTAGTTGCGGCACAAGTGCCTGATTTTGAAACCAGCAATGCAAGAACTGAAGCGCCAAAAGCCAAAGCGGCGGATCAAATCCGGGTGGCCAGTTTTAACGTGCTGAACTTTTTTACCGGTGAAACCGCAGCCAATCCTTTTCCTACCCGCCGTGGTGCTACAAATGCAAATGAGCTAGAGCGCCAGCAAGCCAAAATGATAGCGGCTTTATCCCGCATGGATGCTGATGTGATAGGTTTGCTGGAAGTAGAAAACAATGGTTTTGACGAGCGCAGTGCTTTGGCCACTATAGTGCGCGAACTGAATAAAGCGCTTGGCGAAAATCGTTATGCTTTTGTCAAACCAGAGAGCTCTCAGGGCAATGATGCGATTAAAGTTGCGATGATCTATAACCAGCAAAAGGTGACTGAGACAGGCAAAGCGGCAGTGACAGCCGAAGGACCATTTGCTTATGGTTCACGTGCCCCTTTAGCGCAGAGCTTCAAAGCCAAAACAGCGTCAACCTCCTTTACCGTCAGTATTAATCACTTTAAATCCAAAGGCAGTTGCCCGGATAAGCAATCCAACACAACAACCCATGGCAACAATGACAATAAAGATGGCCAAGGCTGCTGGAATCAGTCTCGTGTAGAAGCGGCAAAAGCCTTAGCTGCCTGGCTGCAAAGCCAACCTACAGGCGTCAATACCCCACATCAACTGGTGATTGGCGATTTAAATGCTTACCGTAAAGAAGACCCAATTTATGCACTGGAACAAGCAGGTTGGATGCATTTGGCGCCAGTTGCTGAAACCGGCCATTATTCTTATGTGTATCAAGGTCGTACAGGGTCTTTAGATCACGCCCTTGCCAGCAAAAGCATGGCGAAACAGCTGACTCAATTCCAGCACTGGAATATCAATGCCGACGAGCCAGCCGTACTGGATTACAACACAGAATTTAAATCAGAAGCACAGCAAAAGATGTGGTATGCACCGGATCCTTACCGCTCGTCGGATCATGACCCGGTGTTGATCGACTTTAAGTTTTAAAGCTTACAAACAAAAGCCAGCTGACTGCGCTCTTTATTGAGCGCAAAACGGCTGACTTCAGTACCACAGTCTTTCGATAAATCTAACCACAAAGTCCAGCCTTGTTTATCTGAGGCTTGCCACTGATAAATTTTTGTACCAGCTGATACCAGTAAAGTATCAGCTGACCACCAGACTAAATCCTGACCTTTCTCAGGCAGCGCCAGCTCAGTCGCAGTCGTAGTTCTGGTTTTCACATCGTAAAAACTTAAATAGAGTTGCTCGTGTTTGGCCTCAGTGTAATAAGCTTTTTGAGTACCAGGTTGCCAGCTTAACGCCCGGCCTACCCCTGTCGCCAGCGTCGTCAGCTTGCCGTTTTTATCCAGATAACGCACTGTATGGTTGTCTTCTTTATCGCCCAGAATAAACAACAACAGATCCTGATCCTGCCCCCAGGCATGATAACCCACCCCTTTCGGATCGGCTTTTAGCAAACTGCTGTTGCCCTGCCAGTCCACTTTCCATAATCGTTGTGTTTGATCGGCTTCCACTACAACTACGGATACACCTGAACCATCAGGTAATAAGGTGGGCGAATATTCACTTAACGCTGTTTTGCTCAGCAGTTGCTGCTTTCTCTCTACTACAGAATAAAGCCCTATATCAGTTTGAGCTGCTGTATCTTTACCTTGCTCCAGCGTAAAAAATAAGCTTTTCCCGTCCATGCTAAAAGTTGGCTGATTGATATAAGTTGGAGCTTCGTTAATTTTTACGCTGTTAGAAACAGACAAATCTTTTGATAAATCAGCCAGATATAAATTGTATTGTGGTAAAGCTGCTGCCACGGGTAAAACCATAGCAGCCAAAGCAAGAGAAAGTAATCGCACTTGATAGTCCTTGTGGGTGAATGAGCAACAGCTTCATTACTGTGCTTGCAGTAACCTTACTTTATCCTTTATGGTAGTCGGCTGACAATCAACACAACCTGGCTTTTTATGTCTCACAAAAACCCTATTATTGCGGTCACAGGTTCTTCAGGTGCTGGCACTACCACCACGATGAGCGCTTTCTCACATATATTCCGCAGCCTTGGTATAGACGCAGGTTTTGTCGCAGGAGATTGTTTTCACAAATACAGCAGACCAGAAATGGATCTGGAAGTACGTAAAGCTAAGGAACATGGCAAACATATCAGCTACTTTGGCGCAGAAGCGAACGACTTTGCCGCTTTAGAATCGCTGTTCTCAAGTTATGCCGAAACAGGTACTGGCAAAGTACGACAGTATTTACATACCTTTGATGAAGCTGTGCCTTATAACCAACTGCCAGGCACTTTTACGCCCTGGCAAGATTTACGCCCTAACACCGATTTGTTGTTTTATGAGGGCTTACATGGTGGTGTAGTAACTGAACAAAACAATGTGGCTCAGCATGTGGATTTGCTGATCGGCATGGTACCTATAGTCAACTTAGAGTGGATCCAAAAAATCATCCGCGACACCTCTGAACGTGGCCATAGCCGCGAGGCCGTGATGTCGAGCATAGTGCGCAGCATGGATGATTACGTGAATCAGATCACTCCGCAGTTTTCCCGTACTCATATCAACTTTCAGCGCGTGCCTACGGTCGATACTTCCAACCCATTCAGTGCCAAAGATATTCCGTCATTGGATGAAAGCTTTGTGGTGATCCGCTTCCGTGGCATTAAACATGTCGACTTCCCTTATTACCTGCAAATGATCAACGGCGCTTTTATGTCACGGGTCAATACACTGGTGGTGCCGGGAGGAAAAATGAATCTGGCGATGGAACTGATTTTAACGCCGCTGGTAGAGCAGCTGATTATTAAAAGGCGTCAGGCCAGGGGGCAGATTAACTGGCTGGAATAATTAGCCTTCGTACTTGAAGCTGCAGCTTTGTTGCCTGCCTGTTCCCGGCATTGGTTTGGCGTCGGGACGGGCGCGGATAAACCACGCCCCTACGTGCCGCCGATCTGCAACTCCAATTACTTTGGGTATAACGGGGAAACTAAGTTATTCCATTTCCGGTAAATTGCGGCCGTAAAAGATTTCCCGCATTTCGCGTTTTACTTTTTTGTTGATGGTTTTACGCTCAACATCGTCCAGCTCACCAACACCTGTACCAAACAGATAGTTGTTCAAGTCATACTCTTTGAGCATCATTTTGGTGTGAAACAGGTTTTCCTGGTACACATTCACATCCACCATCTGGAAGGCATTTTTAGTCTGCTCGTCCATAAAATTCTGAATCGAATGAATAGGATGGTCTATGTAGTGTTTGACACCTTTCACGTCACGGGTAAAACCACGCACCCGGTAATCTATGGTCACTATGTCTGACTCAAAACTGTGGATCAGGAAGTTCAGCGCCTTCAAGGGTGAAATTAAACCACAAGTCGAAACTTCAATATCAGCGCGGAAAGTACAGATGCCATCCTGTGGATGCACTTCAGGATAGGTATGCACACAAATATGGCTTTTATCCAGGTGAGCCACCACAGAATCCGGCAATGGGCCTGGATTTTCTGAGTTATCCGGTGAACCTTCAATAGGTTCTTCACAGACCAAAATGGTCACGCTGGCGCCTTGTGGGTCATAATCCTGCCGGGCAATATTTAAAATATTGGCGCCGATAATATCCACCACTTCACTCAGAATATCGGTCAGACGATCGGCATTGTATTGCTCGTCGATGTAGGAGATATACTCCTGACGATGTTGCTCAGTCTGGGCATAGCAGATATCGTAAATGCTGAAACTCAGGCTCTTGGTCAGGTTATTAAAACCATGCAGTCTTAGTTTTTCAAAAGGTTTAACCACGTCTTCTTTACCTCAATAGTCAGCACTGTGGTCCAGTATAGAACAACAGCTCTGATGCAATCCTTATTCAGATTCAGCCGCAGGCTGTACTTCGGATTGTTTCACACTAAAAGAATGCGTCACTTCGACACTTTGTGACAACATAATAGAAACAGAACAGTATTTCTCAGCCGACAAATTCACTGCTTTTTCCACATGTTTTTCGCTGACATTAAAACCAGTCACGACAAAATGCAGATGAATTTTACTGAATACACGAGGAATGGTTTCTACACGCTCTCCAGTTAAAATCACTTCACAATCCGTGACTTGCTGTCTGGCTTTTTGCAGAATACTAACAACGTCAACCGAAGAACAGGCACCAGCTGACATCAGCACCATTTCCATAGGGCTGGGTGCAGCACTGCCTTCTTTATGAGCGTCAAACACCACATTGTGGCCACTATCAGAACGACCGATAAAAGTCTGGTCACCGGCCCATTTTACGCTGGCTTGCATAGAAGATCCTGTTGTCCGTATAAAAGAACGACTATTTTACGGAAAACAGTCAGATGAGGCTAGTTAAGATTAATCCATCAAAGCCGCAATGGCATTGTCAAACAGGTTTTTGATCAACAATGATATTTCCTGAATGAGCTCTGTCTGCTGCGCCGTGGCCGGTTCTTCCAAAACAGAAGCTAAAACCTCCTGGAAGTCATACAAAATACCATCTACTTCGCGCACTATCATGCTGCGATGGTTCATTTCCAGTTCGGTATGCTGAGTACACAGCTGGATAATTTGCTCAGCGATGGACTCTTCCAGCACTTCACCCAGAGTTTTAGCACCAGCGACGACAGGGCCGCGTTGTTCAAACAGCGACAAATGCTCCGTGAGAAACTGGATCAAATGCTCATAGCCGGGTTTATCAGTTACCATACAAAAAGGACACCTATAGTGCACAACGCAGAAATTCAACCTTCTGAGCATGACACAAAAGCCCAGACAAGTTGTGGTTAAGTGAGTGTCATTTAAGCAAATTTTTTTTCATAAAACAAATCGGGGCAAGGCCCCGATTGAAATAAAACTAAAAAACACACGTCGCTTGCGTCAGAAACGCAAACCTGGTGACAACTGCGCAGGAAGCTGCAATTGATCCAGCTCGACAGAGGCGACCGGATAAGCACAATAATCCGCGGCGTAATAAGCACTGGCTCTGTGATTTCCACTGCCGCCAACGCCACCAAAAGGAGCTGCCGAGCTTGCTCCAGTGATAGGCCTGTTCCAGTTGACTATGCCGGCACGGATTTTACGGAAAAACAGCTGATACAGCTCTTCATCATCCGACAACAAGCCTGCCGACAAACCAAAGCTGGTGTTATTAGCTGCTTTAATTGCTTCACTGAAATCAGTAAAACGGAATACTTTTAACAATGGTCCAAAATGCTCTTCATCTGGCATATCATTGACCTGGCTGCAATCCAAAATACCTGGGCTCAACATGGCCGGACTTTGAGCTTGTTGCTGCATAGATAACAACACCTTAGCACCACGTTCTATTAAATCCTGCTGCGCTTTAAGCATACCCAAAGCTGCTTTTTCAGAAATTAATGTGCCCATAAATGGCTGTTCTGCGTCGTCGTACAGCCCTACTTTCAAAGCCTTAGTGACTTCAAGTACACGGGCCAGTATGGCATCGCCTTCTTCACCTACAGGCAAATACAAACGACGGGCACAGGTACAACGTTGGCCAGCTGAGATAAAAGCCGACTGAATAATGTCATGCACAGCTGCGTCAACATCTTTGACTTTCTGGACGATCAGAGGGTTATTGCCACCCATTTCCAGCGCCAGAATTTTATGCGGCTGACCAGCAAACTGCTGATGCAAATAATGACCTGTGCCAGAACTGCCGGTAAAAAATAAACCATCAATACCGGGATGACTGGCGATAGCTTTACCCGTATCAATTTCACCCTGCAGCAAATTCAGCACCCCAGCAGGTAAACCAGCTTTTTGCCATAACTGCACCGTCAGTTCTGCCACTTTTGGCGTCAGCTCACTGGGTTTAAACACCACCGTATTACCTGCCAATAAAGCAGGCACTATATGACCATTGGGCAAATGCCCTGGAAAATTATAAGGACCAAATACAGCCACTACACCATGAGGTTTATGACGGATCCAAGCCTTGCCTTGTGGCATAGGATTTTCTTTCACCCCTGTTCTTTCCTGATAAGCCCGGGCAGAAATGTCGATCTTGCCTATCATGGCAGCCACTTCTGTACGGGTTTCCCACAGCGGTTTACCTGTTTCTTCGGCAATGCACAAAGCGAACTGTTCTTTGTGTTCGGTCAGTTGGTCCGCAAAGGCGCGGGCTATCTGTAAACGAGCATCAAAACTTAATTCGCTCCAGTGTTCAAAAGCGGCTCTTGCCGCTTCGATGGCGCTGTTCACCTGTGTGGAATCGGCGCTCTGACCTTGCCAAATTAGCTGTTGTTTAGCCGGATTTAACGAGGAAAATGAGAGGCCAGCACCCTGTTGCCACTGGCCATTGATAAATTGCACTGCAAGTTCTGTCATGATCGTTGTCCGTTAAAGATTAAATCCGGGCTAAACGCACCCAATCGCCGTTACCTACCTGCAATAGTTCTGCGCATTCAGCAGGTAAGATTACCACTTCGCTGTCTTCTGCCAGTTGCAGGTAAAGCCAGGTGGCTCTGAAGTCCTCCAGTTTGGTGTTTGACACCATGTAGGATTGGCCACCTGTGACAGCACCAATCTGGACTTGCAACTTACGGCTACTGCGCACACTGCGGATATGCTCTACTTTGGCTTCAACCGTTGGGCCTGCGTCAAAAATATCGACATAACCAGTATTAGAAAAACCTTCTGATTGCAGCAAAGCTAAAGCCGGACGGGTTTTTTCGTGCACTTTGCCTATTACAGCCTGAGCTTCTTTACTTAATAAAGTGACGTAAATTGGGTACTTCGGCATCAGCTCAGCAATAAACACCTTCTGGCCTATACCTGTCAGGTAGTCTGCTGTTGGGAAATCCACTGAAAAGAAGCTGTCCTGCAGCCATTTCCAGAACGGTGAGTGCCCATCTTCATCGGACACTCCTCGCATTTCAGCAATCACCCTGTCGGCAAAACGCGAACGGAATTCGGCAATAAATAAAAAACGGAACTTAGATAACAAACGACCATTGTTTTGTTTGCGACTCGTCTCGCGTAAAAACAAGGTACAAAGCTCTGACACTCCGGTGTAATCATTACAAAGCGTCAGAATATCTACCGGGTTATAAACCCCTAAAGCACGGGAGGTATGCACTACCTTACCTAAATGGTAATGATAAAACGCATCTTCCAGCCCTACTGCGGCTTCGATAGCACTGGTGCCTACTACAGCGCCTGTTGCAGGGTCTTCCAGTACAAACAGATACCCCTCATCACCTGGCTTCGTTACCTTTTTGGCAAAGGAACTTTCCGACCGGCTGATCTTACGTTGTAACAACTCATCATTGACGGGCAACGAAGTAAAGCCATGACCTGATTCGACAGCAATGTCGTACAGTTCAGCATAATCTTCGGCTCGGATTGGGCGAATGACCATCATAGTCGCTTACTCCAGTTAGTTTGCTTCAGAGCGCCCGATCGTAGCGGGCGCTTCATTTTTTGCTTTATTGTATTTGTAATCAGACAGTGTACAGAGGCAAAGTTCAGCCTTGTTTTACCTGAGCTACAGCTTGTTCAAATCGCTTAAAACCTTCGATAATGTCTGCTTCAGGGATCACTAACGAAGGGGCAAAACGAATCACATCCGGGCCTGCAACTAAAGCAAATAAGCCCTGATCAGCAGACGCCAGCAAAAAGTCGCGTGAACGGCCTTTAAACTCTTCATTGAGTACAGCCCCCAGCAACATACCCTGACCACGCACGGTACTGAATACATTGTGTTTTTCGTTGATCGCTGCCAGTTCACGACGGAACAGTTTTTCCCGCTCCAGCACACCATTTAACACTTCAGGCTGGTTGATAGTATCCAACGCCGCTTCTGCTACAGCACAAGCCAGTGGATTGCCGCCATAGGTACTACCATGAGTGCCCACTTTTAAATGACTGGCAATCTCAGTCGTAGTTAACATAGCGCCCACCGGGAAACCACCGCCTAAAGATTTAGCTGTGGTCAGAATGTCAGGCACTACATTGCTGTGCATGTAGGCATATAATTTACCGGTACGACCTACACCAGATTGCACTTCATCGTAAATCATCAGTGCATTGAATTGGTTACATAAATCACGCACACCTTGCAGGAACGCCAGATCACCGGGAATAATGCCGCCTTCGCCTTGC
Protein-coding sequences here:
- the astA gene encoding arginine N-succinyltransferase, translated to MMVIRPIRAEDYAELYDIAVESGHGFTSLPVNDELLQRKISRSESSFAKKVTKPGDEGYLFVLEDPATGAVVGTSAIEAAVGLEDAFYHYHLGKVVHTSRALGVYNPVDILTLCNDYTGVSELCTLFLRETSRKQNNGRLLSKFRFLFIAEFRSRFADRVIAEMRGVSDEDGHSPFWKWLQDSFFSVDFPTADYLTGIGQKVFIAELMPKYPIYVTLLSKEAQAVIGKVHEKTRPALALLQSEGFSNTGYVDIFDAGPTVEAKVEHIRSVRSSRKLQVQIGAVTGGQSYMVSNTKLEDFRATWLYLQLAEDSEVVILPAECAELLQVGNGDWVRLARI
- a CDS encoding ExeM/NucH family extracellular endonuclease, whose protein sequence is MKLSIFTLLVLSTGSFAVSAACQTETAIAAIQGDAKQSPLLNNTVSTSGVVTAVLYPGSKAAGILIQSLTPDNNPKTSEALFIASKELVQTAKPGQQVQVKGKVAELNGMTALVDVTSSVCGQQTAPKPVAAKLPVQSRQDWEALEGQYLSFSQPLIVNDTYPLARYGEILLADKRLWVATELHRPGKEAQQLEQQQRLSQLWLDDGIFKQNPDPVIFPDGNLSASNTVRVGDTVKNLQGYLIETKQGYRLVAAQVPDFETSNARTEAPKAKAADQIRVASFNVLNFFTGETAANPFPTRRGATNANELERQQAKMIAALSRMDADVIGLLEVENNGFDERSALATIVRELNKALGENRYAFVKPESSQGNDAIKVAMIYNQQKVTETGKAAVTAEGPFAYGSRAPLAQSFKAKTASTSFTVSINHFKSKGSCPDKQSNTTTHGNNDNKDGQGCWNQSRVEAAKALAAWLQSQPTGVNTPHQLVIGDLNAYRKEDPIYALEQAGWMHLAPVAETGHYSYVYQGRTGSLDHALASKSMAKQLTQFQHWNINADEPAVLDYNTEFKSEAQQKMWYAPDPYRSSDHDPVLIDFKF
- the purD gene encoding phosphoribosylamine--glycine ligase: MKVLVIGGGGREHALAWKAAQSAHVTQVFVAPGNAGTALEANLTNVAIAADDVPALTAFAKREGIALTIVGPEAPLAKGVVDTFRQQGLAIFGPTQASAQLESSKAFAKDFLARHKIPTASYANFTDIEPAKAYVKANGTPIVIKADGLAAGKGVIIAQNEAEAFAAIDDMLSGNKFGSAGSRVVIEEFLTGEEASFIVMVDGTHALAFASSQDHKARDDGDKGPNTGGMGAYSPAPVVTPAVHDWVMQNVIYPTVNGMASEGHIYTGFLYAGLMVSPDGTCKVLEFNCRFGDPETQPIMMRLQSDLVELCQAAVEGKLAQQEIKFDGRAAVGVVLAAGGYPDDYRKGDVISGLPTEDSREAKVFHAGTVLKDGQVLTAGGRVLCATALGANVTAAQKAAYELTDKVQWDGVFSRRDIGYRAIKRENS
- a CDS encoding DUF3802 family protein encodes the protein MVTDKPGYEHLIQFLTEHLSLFEQRGPVVAGAKTLGEVLEESIAEQIIQLCTQHTELEMNHRSMIVREVDGILYDFQEVLASVLEEPATAQQTELIQEISLLIKNLFDNAIAALMD
- a CDS encoding TolB-like translocation protein is translated as MRLLSLALAAMVLPVAAALPQYNLYLADLSKDLSVSNSVKINEAPTYINQPTFSMDGKSLFFTLEQGKDTAAQTDIGLYSVVERKQQLLSKTALSEYSPTLLPDGSGVSVVVVEADQTQRLWKVDWQGNSSLLKADPKGVGYHAWGQDQDLLLFILGDKEDNHTVRYLDKNGKLTTLATGVGRALSWQPGTQKAYYTEAKHEQLYLSFYDVKTRTTTATELALPEKGQDLVWWSADTLLVSAGTKIYQWQASDKQGWTLWLDLSKDCGTEVSRFALNKERSQLAFVCKL
- a CDS encoding OsmC family protein; amino-acid sequence: MQASVKWAGDQTFIGRSDSGHNVVFDAHKEGSAAPSPMEMVLMSAGACSSVDVVSILQKARQQVTDCEVILTGERVETIPRVFSKIHLHFVVTGFNVSEKHVEKAVNLSAEKYCSVSIMLSQSVEVTHSFSVKQSEVQPAAESE
- the astD gene encoding succinylglutamate-semialdehyde dehydrogenase; translation: MTELAVQFINGQWQQGAGLSFSSLNPAKQQLIWQGQSADSTQVNSAIEAARAAFEHWSELSFDARLQIARAFADQLTEHKEQFALCIAEETGKPLWETRTEVAAMIGKIDISARAYQERTGVKENPMPQGKAWIRHKPHGVVAVFGPYNFPGHLPNGHIVPALLAGNTVVFKPSELTPKVAELTVQLWQKAGLPAGVLNLLQGEIDTGKAIASHPGIDGLFFTGSSGTGHYLHQQFAGQPHKILALEMGGNNPLIVQKVKDVDAAVHDIIQSAFISAGQRCTCARRLYLPVGEEGDAILARVLEVTKALKVGLYDDAEQPFMGTLISEKAALGMLKAQQDLIERGAKVLLSMQQQAQSPAMLSPGILDCSQVNDMPDEEHFGPLLKVFRFTDFSEAIKAANNTSFGLSAGLLSDDEELYQLFFRKIRAGIVNWNRPITGASSAAPFGGVGGSGNHRASAYYAADYCAYPVASVELDQLQLPAQLSPGLRF
- a CDS encoding aspartate aminotransferase family protein — encoded protein: MAEHIQVTRALFDEVMVPNYAPAPVIPVRGQGSRVWDQAGREYVDFAGGIAVNALGHCHPALVSALKEQADKLWHLSNVMTNEPALRLAQKLVDSTFAEKVYFANSGAEANEAALKLARRWALDKFGAQKQQIISFGKSFHGRTFFTVTVGGQAAYSDGFGPKPGGIDHAEYNNLESLKALMSDNTCAVILEPLQGEGGIIPGDLAFLQGVRDLCNQFNALMIYDEVQSGVGRTGKLYAYMHSNVVPDILTTAKSLGGGFPVGAMLTTTEIASHLKVGTHGSTYGGNPLACAVAEAALDTINQPEVLNGVLEREKLFRRELAAINEKHNVFSTVRGQGMLLGAVLNEEFKGRSRDFLLASADQGLFALVAGPDVIRFAPSLVIPEADIIEGFKRFEQAVAQVKQG
- a CDS encoding phosphoribulokinase, translating into MSHKNPIIAVTGSSGAGTTTTMSAFSHIFRSLGIDAGFVAGDCFHKYSRPEMDLEVRKAKEHGKHISYFGAEANDFAALESLFSSYAETGTGKVRQYLHTFDEAVPYNQLPGTFTPWQDLRPNTDLLFYEGLHGGVVTEQNNVAQHVDLLIGMVPIVNLEWIQKIIRDTSERGHSREAVMSSIVRSMDDYVNQITPQFSRTHINFQRVPTVDTSNPFSAKDIPSLDESFVVIRFRGIKHVDFPYYLQMINGAFMSRVNTLVVPGGKMNLAMELILTPLVEQLIIKRRQARGQINWLE
- the speD gene encoding adenosylmethionine decarboxylase, with product MVKPFEKLRLHGFNNLTKSLSFSIYDICYAQTEQHRQEYISYIDEQYNADRLTDILSEVVDIIGANILNIARQDYDPQGASVTILVCEEPIEGSPDNSENPGPLPDSVVAHLDKSHICVHTYPEVHPQDGICTFRADIEVSTCGLISPLKALNFLIHSFESDIVTIDYRVRGFTRDVKGVKHYIDHPIHSIQNFMDEQTKNAFQMVDVNVYQENLFHTKMMLKEYDLNNYLFGTGVGELDDVERKTINKKVKREMREIFYGRNLPEME
- a CDS encoding class I SAM-dependent methyltransferase; the protein is MKALSQFVLVSSLVLSQFSFADTATTALQQAVQNPARTEANKVRDQYRHPVETLAFFGVTPQSTVVEIAPGAGWYTEILAPLLAKEGKYYAAHFPANSTSEYATRNLKAFKEKLAADDAYSQVVITEFSPLPNQQVAPANSADVVLTFRNLHNWYMQKGEQGMLDAFASFYAALKPDAVLGVVEHRLPEDKKSADWLKSGYFPQSLAVELAQKAGFVLEESSEINANPKDTADHPGGVWTLPPTLSQKEQDKDKYLAIGESDRMTLKFRKPAAK